Proteins encoded by one window of Streptomyces clavuligerus:
- a CDS encoding CHAP domain-containing protein, whose protein sequence is MFPTSKKLRTTVAGLALTAASMGLVTATGAQPAVAAEVCTGTASVYGILGDGRLTYSAINTKGDRLKTLIGPDLGFTPKAMATLNFNTILVTSTAGALYRVDVLTNNNALELSGVEKIADSGWTHDKLAYDGYGHLYGTTAAGNLLQYLVSQDKPQGSQHIGQRKEIGTGFVLKTLTATGKDRLLATAADGRLLSYKIIGSAWKRDDLKNDGWSAFDELTSSGGGFYFGRIPTTGAMYWYKDGNISDGSGSDIVYHTNDPVDTSGWTQKLLSAAPDTTSCKQVNTLGQDIAADANREVGNNFNDFDFNHARAWCAEFVEYIWAGNSVDHSRELDARAISLKEYGQRHGTYRTSGPKVGDAVLYDVDRNLNDGEADHVNIVVAVSADGTQIQTVGGNESGKVSKAGWFNWDTASSPVGAGPVLAFVSPKG, encoded by the coding sequence ATGTTCCCGACGTCCAAGAAGCTCCGCACCACCGTCGCCGGACTCGCCCTGACGGCCGCCTCGATGGGCCTCGTCACCGCCACCGGCGCGCAGCCCGCCGTCGCCGCCGAGGTCTGCACCGGCACCGCCTCCGTGTACGGGATCCTCGGCGACGGGCGGCTGACCTACTCCGCCATCAACACCAAGGGCGACCGGCTCAAGACGCTGATCGGCCCGGACCTGGGCTTCACGCCCAAGGCGATGGCCACGCTGAACTTCAACACGATCCTGGTGACCTCCACCGCGGGCGCCCTCTACCGCGTGGATGTTCTGACCAACAACAACGCCCTGGAACTCTCCGGCGTCGAGAAGATCGCCGACAGCGGCTGGACCCACGACAAGCTCGCCTACGACGGCTACGGCCACCTCTACGGCACCACCGCCGCCGGAAACCTGCTCCAGTACCTCGTCTCCCAGGACAAGCCGCAGGGCTCCCAGCACATCGGCCAGCGCAAGGAGATCGGGACCGGCTTCGTCCTCAAGACCCTCACCGCGACCGGCAAGGACCGGCTGCTGGCCACCGCCGCCGACGGCCGTCTCCTCTCGTACAAGATCATCGGCTCCGCCTGGAAGCGGGACGACCTGAAGAACGACGGCTGGTCCGCCTTCGACGAGCTGACCTCCTCCGGCGGCGGCTTCTACTTCGGCCGGATTCCGACCACGGGCGCCATGTACTGGTACAAGGACGGCAATATCTCCGACGGCAGCGGCAGCGACATCGTCTACCACACCAACGACCCGGTCGACACGTCCGGCTGGACCCAGAAGCTGCTCTCCGCCGCGCCCGACACCACCTCCTGCAAGCAGGTCAACACCCTCGGCCAGGACATAGCCGCCGACGCCAACCGCGAGGTCGGCAACAACTTCAACGACTTCGACTTCAACCACGCCCGTGCCTGGTGCGCCGAGTTCGTCGAGTACATCTGGGCGGGCAACAGCGTCGACCACTCCCGTGAGCTGGACGCCCGAGCCATCAGCCTCAAGGAGTACGGCCAGAGGCACGGCACCTACCGGACCAGCGGCCCCAAGGTCGGCGACGCGGTGCTCTACGACGTCGACCGCAACCTGAACGACGGCGAGGCCGACCACGTCAACATCGTCGTCGCGGTCTCGGCGGACGGGACGCAGATCCAGACCGTCGGCGGCAACGAGAGCGGCAAGGTCTCCAAGGCCGGCTGGTTCAACTGGGACACCGCCTCCAGCCCGGTCGGCGCCGGACCCGTCCTCGCGTTCGTCTCCCCCAAGGGCTGA
- a CDS encoding glycoside hydrolase family 19 protein, translated as MKKRLTSALTGILAAAGLAVAGLIPAATPAAADECTNAPAWRAGTAYVPGNVVRYTDGRYYIAEHANPGYDPVISHWFWNPHTCSGGGTPNPNPNPNPSGFVVTEAQFNQMFPGRNSFYTYKGLTDALSAFPAFTKTGSDTVRKQEAAAFLANVSHETGGLVHIVEQNTANYSHYCDRTRPYGCPAGQSAYYGRGPIQLSWNFNYKAAGDHLGIDLLGNPSRVQTDPAVAWKTGLWYWNTQNGPGTMTGHAAMVNGAGFGQSIRSINGSLECNGGNPAQVQSRVTNYTRFAQLLGVPTGANLYC; from the coding sequence CTGAAAAAGCGCCTGACTTCCGCCCTGACCGGGATCCTCGCTGCGGCGGGGCTCGCGGTCGCGGGCCTCATCCCCGCGGCGACACCGGCCGCGGCCGACGAGTGCACCAACGCCCCGGCCTGGCGGGCCGGGACCGCCTATGTACCTGGCAACGTTGTCAGGTACACGGATGGCCGGTACTACATCGCCGAGCACGCCAACCCCGGCTACGACCCGGTGATCAGCCACTGGTTCTGGAACCCGCACACCTGTAGCGGCGGCGGCACCCCGAACCCCAACCCCAACCCCAACCCGTCCGGCTTCGTGGTGACCGAGGCCCAGTTCAACCAGATGTTCCCGGGGCGGAACTCGTTCTACACCTACAAGGGTCTGACGGACGCGCTGAGCGCGTTCCCGGCGTTCACGAAGACCGGCAGCGACACCGTACGGAAGCAGGAGGCGGCGGCGTTCCTCGCCAACGTCAGCCATGAGACCGGCGGCCTCGTCCACATCGTGGAACAGAACACCGCCAACTACTCGCACTACTGCGACCGCACCCGGCCGTACGGCTGCCCGGCCGGGCAGTCCGCGTACTACGGCCGCGGGCCCATCCAGCTGAGCTGGAACTTCAACTACAAGGCGGCGGGCGACCACCTCGGCATCGATCTGCTGGGCAACCCCTCCCGGGTGCAGACCGATCCGGCCGTGGCCTGGAAGACCGGCCTCTGGTACTGGAACACCCAGAACGGGCCGGGGACCATGACCGGCCACGCCGCGATGGTGAACGGGGCAGGCTTCGGCCAGTCGATCCGTTCCATCAACGGCTCCCTGGAGTGCAACGGCGGCAACCCGGCACAGGTCCAGAGCCGGGTCACCAACTACACCCGGTTCGCCCAGCTCCTGGGCGTCCCGACCGGCGCCAACCTGTACTGCTGA
- a CDS encoding helix-turn-helix transcriptional regulator, translating to MLTGLGLSAAAESVYRAMLLHPRAGVAAIAATTGDSEAEVREALDELSELALVRASAEDEGRLRVVSPDIGMEILMARRQAELAAEQQRLEASRAAAAQLISEYAELRPATPHPGVEQLIGLDAVRDRLVVLTRELKEELMAFSPDSALTESAITSSRPLNEELLARGVRMRTIYLDSVRNSRPSIEHANWLAELGGQVRTVAALPTRMLIVDRGTAVIPVSSDNTAAGAVVLTGQGMLTALCALFEATWAAAHPLAESTTRDPHGLTPQQSVALHLLADGHTDDSVAKRLGVSPRTARRMANDLMERLEARSRFEAGVRAVQRGWLPNEE from the coding sequence ATGCTCACGGGCCTTGGGCTGAGTGCTGCGGCCGAATCCGTCTACCGGGCGATGCTGCTGCATCCACGGGCCGGGGTGGCCGCGATCGCGGCCACGACCGGCGACTCCGAGGCGGAGGTGCGCGAGGCCCTCGACGAACTCAGCGAGCTGGCCCTCGTCCGGGCCTCGGCCGAGGACGAGGGCCGGCTGCGGGTGGTCTCCCCGGACATCGGCATGGAGATCCTGATGGCCCGCCGCCAGGCCGAGCTGGCCGCCGAACAGCAGCGCCTCGAAGCGTCCCGCGCGGCGGCGGCCCAGCTGATCTCCGAGTACGCGGAGCTGCGCCCCGCGACCCCGCACCCGGGCGTGGAACAGCTCATCGGCCTCGACGCCGTACGCGACCGGCTCGTCGTGCTGACCCGGGAGCTGAAGGAGGAGCTGATGGCCTTCTCACCCGACTCCGCGCTGACCGAATCGGCGATCACGTCGTCCCGCCCGCTCAACGAGGAACTGCTCGCGCGCGGGGTACGCATGCGGACGATCTACCTGGACAGTGTCCGCAACAGCCGCCCCTCCATCGAACACGCCAACTGGCTGGCCGAACTGGGTGGCCAGGTCCGCACCGTGGCCGCGCTGCCGACCCGGATGCTCATCGTGGACCGCGGCACGGCCGTGATCCCGGTCAGCAGCGACAACACGGCGGCGGGCGCGGTGGTCCTCACCGGCCAGGGCATGCTGACCGCCCTCTGCGCCCTCTTCGAGGCCACCTGGGCCGCCGCCCACCCCCTGGCCGAATCCACCACCCGCGACCCCCACGGCCTCACCCCCCAGCAGTCCGTTGCCCTCCACCTCCTCGCCGACGGCCACACCGACGACTCCGTCGCCAAACGCCTCGGCGTCTCCCCCCGCACCGCCCGCCGCATGGCCAACGACCTGATGGAACGCCTTGAGGCCCGCAGCCGCTTCGAGGCGGGCGTCCGAGCGGTACAGCGTGGCTGGCTCCCGAACGAGGAGTGA
- the hemB gene encoding porphobilinogen synthase — MSAYGSFPGARPRRLRTTPAVRRMVAETRLHPADLILPAFVREGVSEPVPISAMPGVVQHTRDTLRKAAVEARAAGVAGIMLFGVPEDSKKDALGTAGTDPDGILQVAIRDVRSEVGDDLVIMSDLCLDEYTDHGHCGVLDADGRVDNDATLERYAEMAQVQADAGVHMVGPSGMMDGQVGVIRDALDTIGKEDVSILAYTAKYSSAFYGPFREAVGSSLTGDRKTYQQDSANVRESLRELALDLDEGADIVMVKPAGPYLDVLAKIAESVSVPVAAYQISGEYSMVEAAAEKGWVDREKAILETLTGIKRAGADMILTYWATEVAHRL; from the coding sequence ATGAGTGCCTATGGATCTTTCCCCGGGGCCCGGCCGCGTCGGCTGCGGACCACCCCCGCCGTGCGGCGTATGGTCGCCGAGACCCGGCTGCACCCCGCCGATCTGATCCTTCCCGCCTTTGTCCGGGAGGGTGTCAGCGAGCCGGTGCCGATCTCCGCCATGCCCGGTGTGGTGCAGCACACCCGGGACACGCTGCGGAAGGCGGCCGTCGAGGCCCGCGCGGCCGGGGTCGCCGGGATCATGCTCTTCGGGGTGCCGGAGGACTCCAAGAAGGACGCGCTGGGCACGGCGGGCACCGATCCGGACGGCATTCTCCAGGTCGCCATCCGCGATGTGCGCTCCGAGGTCGGCGACGATCTGGTGATCATGTCCGATCTCTGTCTGGACGAGTACACGGACCACGGGCACTGCGGGGTCCTCGACGCCGATGGCCGGGTGGACAACGACGCCACCCTGGAGCGGTACGCCGAGATGGCCCAGGTCCAGGCCGACGCGGGCGTCCATATGGTCGGCCCCAGCGGGATGATGGACGGCCAGGTCGGTGTCATCCGGGACGCGCTCGACACGATCGGCAAGGAGGATGTGTCGATCCTCGCGTACACCGCGAAGTACTCCTCGGCCTTCTACGGGCCGTTCCGGGAGGCCGTCGGCTCCTCGCTGACCGGCGACCGCAAGACCTATCAGCAGGACTCGGCCAATGTGCGGGAGTCGCTGCGCGAGCTGGCGCTCGACCTGGACGAGGGCGCCGACATCGTCATGGTCAAGCCCGCCGGGCCCTACCTCGACGTCCTCGCCAAGATCGCCGAATCGGTGTCCGTACCGGTCGCCGCGTACCAGATCAGCGGCGAGTACTCCATGGTCGAGGCCGCCGCCGAGAAGGGCTGGGTCGACCGGGAGAAGGCGATCCTGGAGACCCTCACCGGCATCAAGCGGGCCGGTGCCGACATGATCCTCACCTACTGGGCCACCGAAGTCGCCCACCGGCTCTGA
- a CDS encoding glycoside hydrolase family 19 protein has product MLRERMKALMVGVAAVGTLAATVLLPAATATAATPSDECAKAPNWSAGANYKARDIVKYTDGSVYIAERDNPGYNPVASSYYWDKYLCGSGTGNPDHNSFVVTEAQFNEMFPRRNPFYTYKGLTDAMKAFPKFAHTGTDTMRKQEAAAFLANVSHETGGLYYIKEINEANYPLYCDRDQPYGCPAGQSAYYGRGPIQLSWNFNYKTVGDYLGVDLLNNPWLVERDPAIAMMTGLWYWNTQDGPGPITGHDAMVSGAGFGQSVRSINGALECDGKGPQYVQSRVTRYERFTKILGVPTGPNLYC; this is encoded by the coding sequence GTGCTCAGAGAACGTATGAAGGCGCTCATGGTCGGCGTCGCCGCCGTCGGTACGCTGGCCGCCACGGTGCTGCTGCCGGCCGCGACGGCCACCGCCGCGACACCGTCCGACGAGTGCGCCAAGGCGCCCAACTGGTCCGCCGGCGCCAACTACAAGGCCCGGGACATCGTCAAGTACACCGATGGCTCGGTCTACATCGCCGAGCGCGACAACCCGGGCTACAACCCGGTGGCCAGCAGCTACTACTGGGACAAGTACCTCTGCGGCAGCGGCACCGGGAACCCGGACCACAACAGCTTCGTGGTGACCGAGGCCCAGTTCAACGAGATGTTCCCGCGCCGGAACCCGTTCTACACGTACAAGGGTCTGACGGACGCCATGAAGGCGTTCCCGAAGTTCGCCCACACCGGCACGGACACCATGCGCAAGCAGGAGGCGGCGGCGTTCCTCGCCAACGTCAGCCATGAGACCGGCGGCCTCTACTACATCAAGGAGATCAACGAGGCCAACTACCCGCTGTACTGCGACCGCGACCAGCCCTACGGCTGCCCGGCGGGCCAGTCCGCGTACTACGGCCGCGGGCCCATCCAGCTGAGCTGGAACTTCAACTACAAGACCGTGGGCGACTACCTCGGTGTCGACCTGCTGAACAACCCCTGGCTGGTCGAGCGCGACCCGGCGATCGCGATGATGACGGGCCTGTGGTACTGGAACACGCAGGACGGCCCCGGCCCGATCACCGGCCATGACGCGATGGTGAGCGGCGCGGGCTTCGGCCAGTCGGTCCGTTCCATCAACGGTGCGCTGGAGTGCGACGGCAAGGGTCCGCAGTACGTGCAGAGCCGGGTGACGCGGTACGAGCGCTTCACCAAGATCCTCGGGGTGCCGACGGGGCCGAACCTGTACTGCTGA
- a CDS encoding tachylectin-related carbohydrate-binding protein gives MPEGNPVPAIRPALRAATGALLSGAVGAGLLTAATVATAPAAQAATSCSGTASVYGILDDGRLTFSAINPARGDLTKVRIGPDLGFTPKAMATLNFNTVLVTSTAGALYRVDVLTNNNALELSGVEKIADSGWTHDKLTYDGHGHLYGTTSDGTLLQYLVSQDKPQGSQHIGQRKEIGSGFVLKTLTAAGDDRLLATTSTGALYSYKINSAGAWDRDDLKTSGWSAFDQLVSPGGGLYYGRMGTTGAMYWYKDANPNDGSGSDITYHNDDPVNTDGWTQKLLSAQPNTFKCTTTAPETVDRDNIAQVKAAGRNLMAQRNSAWNTAAQWSCLERLWDKESGWRWNADNPSSAAYGIPQANPGSKMGLMGADWATNPLTQIKWGLYYIENRYDSPCGAWNFFQNNNWY, from the coding sequence ATGCCCGAGGGGAACCCCGTGCCCGCCATCCGTCCCGCCCTCCGTGCCGCCACCGGCGCGCTGCTCTCCGGTGCCGTCGGCGCCGGACTCCTCACCGCCGCCACCGTCGCCACCGCCCCGGCCGCCCAGGCCGCGACCTCCTGCTCCGGCACCGCCTCCGTGTACGGAATCCTCGACGACGGCCGGCTCACCTTCAGCGCCATCAACCCCGCTCGGGGCGACCTCACCAAGGTCCGGATCGGTCCCGACCTCGGTTTCACGCCCAAGGCGATGGCCACCCTGAACTTCAACACCGTCCTGGTGACCTCCACCGCGGGCGCCCTCTACCGGGTCGATGTCCTGACCAACAACAACGCCCTGGAACTCTCCGGCGTCGAGAAGATCGCCGACAGCGGCTGGACCCACGACAAGCTGACCTACGACGGCCATGGCCACCTCTACGGCACCACGTCCGACGGGACGCTGCTCCAGTACCTCGTCTCCCAGGACAAGCCGCAGGGCTCCCAGCACATCGGCCAGCGCAAGGAGATCGGCAGCGGCTTCGTCCTCAAGACCCTCACCGCCGCCGGTGACGACCGGCTGCTCGCGACGACCTCCACGGGCGCGCTCTACTCGTACAAGATCAACAGCGCTGGCGCCTGGGACCGCGACGATCTGAAGACGAGCGGCTGGTCCGCCTTCGACCAGCTGGTCTCGCCCGGCGGCGGGCTCTACTACGGCCGGATGGGCACCACGGGCGCCATGTACTGGTACAAGGACGCCAACCCGAACGACGGCAGCGGCAGCGACATCACGTACCACAACGACGACCCGGTGAACACGGACGGCTGGACGCAGAAGCTGCTCTCGGCGCAGCCGAACACGTTCAAGTGCACCACCACCGCGCCGGAGACCGTCGACCGCGACAACATCGCGCAGGTCAAGGCCGCGGGCCGGAATCTGATGGCCCAGCGGAACAGCGCCTGGAACACCGCCGCGCAGTGGAGCTGCCTGGAGCGGCTCTGGGACAAGGAGAGCGGCTGGCGCTGGAACGCGGACAACCCCTCCTCCGCCGCGTACGGCATCCCGCAGGCCAACCCCGGTTCGAAGATGGGCCTCATGGGCGCGGACTGGGCGACCAACCCGCTGACCCAGATCAAGTGGGGTCTGTACTACATCGAGAACCGCTACGACAGCCCCTGCGGCGCCTGGAACTTCTTCCAGAACAACAACTGGTACTGA
- a CDS encoding GOLPH3/VPS74 family protein: protein MGRSRRTLPEELLLLALDPTTGTTAQPQSLDLGLAGAQLVELALAGRIAPDGDRIAVVMPRPTGDPTLDSALELLRRRGSPVRAVHWIGGPRLGLRQIYLLHLERCGMVHAVAGQMCGVLPTTRYQATDTAISRDIRSRLDSAIRTGVPPDPRTAALAALAHAVGLGKHLYPGNEGRSSRSRLRDLIRHDPMGGLVAHAVMDVQNGVAAQPRRAPATNGRQPAVSMQARRGGMVRVAAH from the coding sequence ATGGGCAGGAGCCGCAGAACACTTCCGGAGGAGCTTCTGTTGCTCGCTCTGGACCCGACCACGGGTACCACAGCGCAGCCGCAGTCGCTCGACCTCGGCCTGGCCGGAGCCCAGCTAGTGGAGCTGGCACTGGCAGGACGGATAGCCCCAGACGGGGATCGTATCGCCGTGGTGATGCCACGGCCGACCGGAGATCCGACCTTGGACTCCGCACTGGAGCTGCTGCGCAGACGCGGCAGCCCGGTCCGGGCCGTCCACTGGATCGGCGGGCCCCGACTGGGGCTGCGTCAGATCTATCTTCTGCACCTGGAACGGTGCGGCATGGTGCATGCCGTGGCGGGCCAGATGTGCGGAGTGCTGCCGACGACGCGCTATCAGGCGACCGACACGGCGATCAGCCGCGACATCCGTTCACGGCTGGACAGCGCGATCCGCACCGGGGTGCCGCCGGACCCCCGGACCGCGGCGCTCGCCGCCCTGGCCCACGCGGTCGGGCTCGGCAAGCACCTGTACCCCGGCAATGAGGGCCGTTCCTCGCGATCCCGGCTGCGGGATCTCATCCGGCACGACCCCATGGGCGGTCTCGTGGCGCACGCCGTCATGGACGTCCAGAACGGTGTGGCCGCGCAGCCACGCCGGGCGCCCGCGACGAACGGCCGGCAGCCGGCCGTCTCGATGCAGGCCCGCCGCGGTGGCATGGTCCGCGTCGCTGCGCACTGA
- a CDS encoding D-alanyl-D-alanine carboxypeptidase, whose product MTDGGGTVAGESPDRSEQRKPSGGTANGGADPRLAMADRSDASDTPDTTDAPDAPEVLARESGTETGSADADRELRSAVAAWVASAGDGRDDGGREGDRDSSAADRTVETAVLPGAAAEETAVLPEIRRRPGKGGETDQADQGATGGEAGKAEGSGDGPAAPGEGKAAAEPDAEAAPDVKDAEPDVKKDEPDVKDAAPDVEPDPDVKKDEPEAGSEPGPAEDDAQETKPVAKATAKAASAAGRVVDHPTTALRTPPAPRAEPDSGAKGAKAAKAAKGAAADKAADKAVEKAPGGTEEDKGGSEGDPAKGVAKDARKDAGKKKDTETDTETDAERTSTFVPLRTDDIRRPAVPRSRNETSGAAPATPGSERSGKTAGAKPEERPGGKKSAEEPVEKPVEEKPGAGKRPEKSGGAAEATGAAATADPERTSQQPLPPLDLLAQLTNTPLTPFRAVVRRVKIWTPLVVLLLIVLAVAQVLRPLPAPELKLSGDPAFTFKGDAVDLKFPGEGQGAVAVDGVGTVATYGDQKPRPIASVTKAMTAYVILREKPLTGKGQGDRITIDQRTEDEYHSGKNSESVVEVKAGQKYTQRQLLELLMIPSANNVARLLARWHAGSEAAFVKKMQAAADDLGMKDTVYTDPSGLRSTTVSTPLDQLKLAEAAMQDEVFREIVNTTKLKVPGIERTIYNSADKALLLDGVGGIKTGSSTPAGGNLLWSANAEVDGEIHRVYGATFDVHDAGRLDEKLELAVDHSIRVIEAAQQAVTSDTVIKKGTVVGRVDDGLGGTTPVVATEDLKAIGWAGHRAEISIDGAGSPVPGTGAAGDVVGRITVGTGEGRLTAPVALQRELVEPGVLDKLTRIG is encoded by the coding sequence ATGACTGATGGAGGAGGCACGGTGGCGGGCGAGTCCCCCGACAGGTCGGAGCAGCGGAAGCCGTCGGGGGGGACGGCGAACGGCGGCGCCGACCCGAGACTTGCCATGGCCGACCGGTCGGACGCGTCCGACACGCCGGACACCACGGATGCGCCGGACGCTCCGGAGGTGCTCGCGCGGGAGTCCGGCACGGAGACGGGTTCGGCGGACGCCGACCGTGAGCTGAGGTCCGCCGTGGCGGCGTGGGTGGCGTCGGCGGGCGACGGGCGTGACGACGGCGGGCGCGAGGGCGACCGCGACAGCTCCGCCGCGGACCGCACGGTGGAGACCGCGGTACTGCCCGGGGCCGCCGCCGAGGAGACGGCGGTGCTGCCCGAGATACGGCGGCGCCCCGGCAAGGGCGGCGAGACCGACCAGGCCGACCAGGGCGCTACGGGTGGCGAGGCCGGGAAGGCCGAGGGCTCCGGCGATGGGCCCGCCGCCCCGGGCGAGGGCAAGGCCGCCGCCGAGCCCGACGCCGAGGCCGCCCCGGACGTCAAGGACGCCGAGCCGGACGTGAAGAAGGACGAGCCGGACGTCAAGGACGCGGCGCCGGACGTCGAGCCGGACCCGGACGTGAAGAAGGACGAGCCGGAGGCGGGGAGCGAGCCGGGCCCGGCCGAGGACGACGCCCAGGAGACGAAGCCCGTCGCGAAGGCGACGGCGAAGGCGGCGTCGGCCGCCGGGCGGGTCGTCGACCACCCCACCACCGCGTTGCGCACGCCTCCGGCCCCCCGTGCGGAGCCGGACTCCGGCGCGAAGGGTGCGAAGGCCGCGAAGGCCGCGAAGGGAGCGGCGGCGGACAAAGCCGCGGACAAGGCCGTGGAGAAGGCCCCCGGCGGGACCGAGGAGGACAAGGGCGGCTCCGAGGGGGACCCCGCGAAGGGCGTCGCGAAGGACGCCCGGAAGGACGCCGGGAAGAAGAAGGACACTGAGACGGACACCGAGACGGACGCCGAGCGGACGAGTACGTTCGTCCCGCTGCGGACCGACGACATCCGGCGTCCGGCCGTGCCCCGGAGCAGGAACGAAACCTCTGGCGCCGCGCCCGCGACCCCCGGGTCCGAGCGCTCGGGGAAGACGGCGGGGGCGAAGCCGGAGGAGAGGCCCGGCGGGAAGAAGTCCGCTGAGGAGCCCGTCGAGAAGCCCGTCGAGGAGAAGCCAGGGGCCGGGAAGCGGCCGGAGAAGAGCGGAGGAGCCGCCGAGGCCACGGGTGCCGCGGCGACCGCCGACCCCGAGCGGACCAGTCAGCAGCCGCTCCCCCCGCTCGATCTGCTCGCCCAGCTCACGAACACCCCGCTCACCCCGTTCCGCGCGGTGGTGCGACGGGTCAAGATCTGGACGCCGCTGGTCGTCCTCCTCCTGATCGTCCTCGCCGTCGCCCAGGTGCTGCGCCCGCTTCCCGCGCCCGAGCTGAAGCTCAGCGGGGACCCGGCGTTCACCTTCAAGGGCGATGCCGTCGATCTGAAGTTCCCGGGTGAGGGCCAGGGTGCGGTGGCCGTGGACGGCGTCGGAACCGTCGCGACCTACGGCGACCAGAAGCCCCGGCCGATCGCCAGCGTCACCAAGGCGATGACCGCGTATGTGATCCTCCGGGAGAAGCCGCTCACCGGGAAGGGGCAGGGCGACCGGATCACCATCGACCAGCGGACCGAGGACGAGTACCACTCCGGCAAGAACAGCGAGTCCGTCGTCGAGGTCAAGGCCGGGCAGAAGTACACCCAGCGGCAGCTCCTCGAACTGCTGATGATCCCGTCCGCGAACAACGTGGCCCGGCTGCTGGCCCGCTGGCACGCCGGGTCCGAGGCCGCGTTCGTGAAGAAGATGCAGGCCGCCGCGGACGACCTCGGGATGAAGGACACCGTCTACACCGACCCGAGCGGGCTGCGGAGCACGACCGTGTCCACCCCGCTCGACCAGCTCAAGCTGGCGGAGGCGGCGATGCAGGACGAGGTTTTCCGGGAGATCGTCAACACCACGAAGCTCAAGGTGCCGGGGATAGAGCGGACCATCTACAACAGCGCCGACAAGGCCCTGCTCCTGGACGGTGTCGGCGGGATCAAGACGGGTTCGTCCACCCCGGCGGGCGGCAATCTGCTCTGGTCGGCCAATGCGGAGGTCGACGGGGAGATCCACCGGGTCTACGGGGCGACCTTCGACGTCCATGACGCGGGCAGGCTCGACGAGAAGCTGGAGCTGGCCGTCGACCACAGCATCCGGGTGATCGAGGCGGCGCAGCAGGCCGTGACCTCCGACACGGTGATCAAGAAGGGCACCGTGGTCGGCCGGGTGGACGACGGTCTCGGGGGCACGACCCCGGTGGTCGCCACGGAGGATCTGAAGGCGATCGGCTGGGCGGGCCACCGGGCGGAGATCTCGATCGACGGCGCGGGCAGTCCCGTGCCCGGCACCGGGGCCGCCGGGGACGTCGTGGGCCGGATCACCGTCGGCACCGGTGAGGGGCGGCTGACCGCGCCGGTCGCGCTCCAGCGGGAGCTGGTGGAGCCCGGAGTCCTGGACAAGCTGACACGGATCGGCTGA